A DNA window from Polyodon spathula isolate WHYD16114869_AA chromosome 18, ASM1765450v1, whole genome shotgun sequence contains the following coding sequences:
- the LOC121330573 gene encoding BAI1-associated protein 3-like, protein MSTLLEIKSSVLRQVQSRQSLLRKAQTPSSRETWRSTGDITSADGGDGGNGEFFERMKSILQKQENMQRSAQSEGPLESRAPPPPETPGQSRAAERPSLTRRELDLLYEEGLYTTVNRVGVASGEYVTSEGELFRYLQEVFKVGPDEHDVILQRVKEAKRASYALKVSVMEGKNLLAKDANGYSDPYCMLGILLGQSPKETEEKKERKFSFRKKKDKFEKRSSIREVLPARYIQVTEVKPETLNPVWNEHFVFEIDDVYSDQLHLDIWDHDDDVSVSEACKKLNEISGFKGMGRYFKQIAKSVRANGTAGAAVEENVDDFLGCLNISIHEIPVAGVDRWFKLEPRSSTSSVQGECRLLLKLITTQRDTVLSKKDSYTIIHEMLLCQILEYEHAQVGMEPYNWSGDLSKPAWTVLSHHAVQTDLSPLQQAIIRWQSYSKHHQVQSMDYSFLLELLRSIEDKWNPAALHRELEQSLAESFSVFTEYCLALLKRMREVFPVTSTSAIKRFDFLLRCLGQIHSMQAFKRVCPFRNELQVEITAVVKRSTLEWYEATISSFKPEDSTLEAQLRILVQVVDAVHVDVHRSQNVYNKLFISTMKVDYYSITYRQLEKLAADDVSAAMERVCGTLEQEGAKMTQSMGETLFELYITLKALKQYREFLPLKDAKSLALCGFHEWFKTSIHKWLQIVHEKSCDKIRKVVEVDKLEHVDALSKHSSSAVDVTTCFNQVTEFWVQLAWPDSAGAFVFVTRLTADVCSAAVCYSELIKRKIEKSQHGLENKHLTNQLCIALNNIEHVRKFLGNLPRSMDWKSLEAAMQESCGLEAKEQVQKTLNAQLLSTDLDLQREVKRMIAHLTDKMVYDLKKYIQHISLSPDSIHNDDAVSPLMKYLDDTLVILSESLVKENLDRVLRGLWTLLLKLILETVAENRGVSVEFYGRFYYTAKALVEFFHAEGDGLAVEDLRNEDYKALEEELRLNKCSSNELIEQYYLEKIGQQKTLKQTKFGRISVKCYYEASEQKLYVEILHAADLIALDTNGLSDPFVIVELCPHHSFPKAKSQRTQVKNKTLHPVFDELFHFQVTPEQYKKRFACIVFTVMDYDWLSTNDFAGEAICRLSDFCGPDKPSVPGGVKNIQPLILHLARPKPSDKPILKMLEARTSDREAQEFVKKLKEIEKSMGDGD, encoded by the exons GGTCCCCTGGAGAGCAGGGCTCCACCCCCACCAGAGACCCCAGGACAGAGCCGAGCTGCAGAGAGACCCAGCTTAACAAGGAGAGAG CTGGACCTGCTGTATGAAGAGGGTCTGTACACCACGGTGAACCGGGTCGGTGTGGCCTCAGGGGAGTATGTCACCAGCGAGGGAGAGCTCTTCAGATACCTGCAGGAG GTGTTCAAAGTAGGACCAGATGAACATGATGTCATTCTACAGAGAGTCAAGGAGGCAAAG CGCGCGAGTTACGCTTTAAAAGTCTCTGTCATGGAAGGGAAAAATCTCCTGGCAAAAGACGCCAATG GGTACAGCGATCCGTACTGCATGCTGGGGATTCTTTTGGGACAAAGCCCCAAAGAAACAGAGGAGAAGAAGGAGAGGAAATTCAGCTTCCGGAAGAAAAAGGACAAGTTTGAGAAGCGATCCAGCATCCGGGAAGTCCTGCCTGCCAGATACATCCAGGTCACAGAAGTGAAGCCGGAGACCCTGAACCCAGTGTGGAACGAGCACTTTGTCTT TGAAATAGATGACGTGTACAGCGATCAGCTCCACTTGGACATATG GGATCACGATGATGACGTGTCTGTGTCCGAGGCCTGCAAGAAGCTCAATGAAATCAGCGGCTTCAAAGGCATGGGCAG GTATTTCAAACAGATCGCCAAGTCAGTGAGAGCCAACGGGACAGCGGGTGCTGCGGTGGAGGAGAACGTGGACGATTTCCTGGGCTGTCTGAACATCTCCATTCAC GAGATTCCTGTGGCCGGGGTGGACAGATGGTTTAAACTGGAGCCTCGATCCAGCACGTCCAGTGTGCAAGGAGAGTGCCGTCTCCTTCTGAAACTGATCACAACCCAG AGGGACACTGTTCTAAGCAAGAAGGATTCGTACACAATCATTCATGAGATGCTGCTGTGCCAGATCCTGGAATATGAGCATGCGCAGGTTGGG ATGGAGCCCTACAACTGGAGCGGAGACCTCAGCAAGCCAGCCTGGACCGTGCTGTCCCACCATGCAGTACAGACCGACCTTTCCCCTCTACAGCAGGCCATCAT CCGGTGGCAGTCCTACAGCAAACACCACCAGGTTCAGAGCATGGACTATAGCTTTCTGCTGGAGCTGCTGCGGTCCATTGAAGACAAGTGGAACCCTGCAGCGCTCCACAGAGAACTG GAGCAGAGTCTGGCGGAGAGCTTCAGCGTCTTCACAGAGTACTGCCTGGCGCTGCTGAAGAGGATGAGAGAGGTGTTCCCTGTCACCAGCACCAGCGCCATCAAACGCTTTGACTTCCTCCTGAG ATGTCTTGGTCAGATTCACAGCATGCAGGCTTTCAAGAGGGTGTGCCCGTTCCGTAATGAGCTTCAGGTGGAGATCACCGCTGTGGTGAAG AGGAGCACACTGGAATGGTACGAAGCCACAATTTCCAGTTTCAAACCGGAAGACAGT acTCTAGAAGCTCAGTTGAGAATCCTGGTGCAGGTGGTTGATGCCGTCCATGTGGATGTACATAGAAGTCAGAATGTGTACAACAAGCTGTTTATCAG CACCATGAAGGTAGATTACTACAGTATCACTTATCGGCAGCTGGAGAAACTG GCTGCTGATGATGTCAGCGCTGCCATGGAAAGAGTTTGTGGAACTCTGGAGCAGGAAGGAGCCAAGATGACACAGAGTATGGGGGAGACATTGTTTGAGCTCTACATTACCCTGAAAGCTTTGAAACAGTATCGCGAATTCCTACCTCTAAA GGACGCCAAATCGCTGGCTCTGTGTGGGTTCCACGAGTGGTTCAAAACCTCCATTCACAAGTGGCTGCAGATCGTGCACGAGAAGTCCTGCGACAAAATCAGGAAGGTGGTGGAGGTGGACAAG CTGGAACACGTGGACGCCCTGTCGAAGCACAGTAGCTCTGCCGTGGACGTGACCACCTGCTTCAATCAGGTCACGGAGTTCTGGGTGCAGCTAGCCTGGCCTGACTCTGCAGGGGCCTTTGTTTTTGTAACACGACTTACAGCT GACGTGTGCAGCGCGGCGGTTTGTTATTCTGAACTGATCAAACGCAAAATTGAGAAAAGCCAGCATGGTCTAGAGAACAAACACCTAACAAACCAG CTCTGCATTGCTCTGAACAATATCGAGCATGTGCGCAAGTTCCTCGGGAATCTGCCCCGCAGTATGGACTGGAAGTCCTTGGAAGCTGCCATGCAGGAGTCCTGCGGGCTGGAGGCGAAGGAGCAGGTTCAGAAAACCCTGAACGCTCAGCTGCTCAGCACTGACCTGGACCTGCAGCGCGAGGTGAAGCGCATGATAGCACACCTTACCGACAAG ATGGTTTatgatttaaagaaatacatcCAGCACATCAGCCTGTCGCCAGACTCCATACACAACGATGAT GCTGTCTCTCCGTTAATGAAGTACCTGGATGATACCTTAGTAATACTGAGCGAGTCCTTGGTGAAAGAGAATCTCGACAG ggTGTTGCGAGGGCTGTGGACCCTGTTGCTAAAGCTCATCCTGGAAACTGTGGCTGAGAACAGAGGCGTGTCTGTCGAGTTCTATGGAAGGTTTTATTACACCGCAAAG GCCCTGGTTGAGTTTTTCCATGCGGAAGGAGATGGTCTTGCAGTGGAGGACCTGAGGAATGAGGATTATAAG gcactaGAGGAAGAACTGAGGCTAAACAAGTGCTCCTCCAATGAGCTGATAGAGCAGTATTACCTGGAGAAGATAGGGCAACAG aaaactttaaaacaaactaagTTTGGTAGAATAAGCGTTAAGTGTTACTACGAAGCCTCGGAACAGAAGCTCTACGTTGAAATCCTGCATGCAGCGGATCTCATTGCTTTAGACACCAACG GTTTAAGCGACCCTTTCGTCATCGTCGAGCTGTGTCCTCACCATTCATTTCCCAAGGCGAAGAGTCAGCGCActcaagtgaaaaacaaaaccctcCACCCAGTCTTCGATGAGCTTTTCCACTT CCAGGTAACTCCGGAGCAGTACAAGAAGAGGTTTGCCTGCATTGTCTTCACTGTGATGGACTACGACTGGCTCTCCACCAACGACTTTGCAGGGGAGGCCATCTGCCGGCTGAGCGACTTCTGTGGGCCGGACAAGCCCAGCGTGCCTGGGGGAGTGAAGAACATCCAGCCTTTGATTCTGCACCTGGCAAGACCCAAACCCAGCG ATAAACCCATTCTGAAGATGCTGGAAGCAAGGACCTCAGACAGGGAAGCCcaggagtttgtgaaaaagctgAAAGAGATTGAGAAGTCTATGGGGGATGGGGACTAG
- the LOC121294107 gene encoding N-acetylglucosamine-1-phosphotransferase subunit gamma-like encodes METLQGEWDEAEQALHDELITEQVYNKTLKKIFQEASYFRDTKEKEIKEDSKSSARSQFDTLESCKEEYQKLSEEVRRLRVLLPQHCILVSMDQDNSQTATTPLQQ; translated from the exons ATGGAAACTCTGCAGGGAGAATGGGATGAGGCTGAACAGGCTCTCCATGATGAGCTCATCACAGAGCAG GTCTACAACAAAACGTTGAAAAAAATCTTCCAAGAAGCCAGCTACTTCAGAGACACAAAGGAAAAGGAGATAAAGGAGGACAGTAAATCCTCTGCAAGGTCCCAGTTTGATACGTTAGAAAgctgcaaagag GAATACCAGAAACTGTCTGAAGAGGTCCGGAGACTGAGAGTGCTGCTACCTCAACATTGTATTTTGG TAAGCATGGATCAAGACAACAGCCAGACTGCCACGACCCCCCTTCAGCAGTGA